The Gemmatimonadota bacterium nucleotide sequence AAATCGGCCTCTGCGTCCTGGCGTTTTTCTAATGAACGCGAACAAACCGCGTAGAGTTCGAGATCGGGTGCCATCTGAATCAATTGTGCGTGAAAGACTTTTCCACCCAAACCATAGCCCACCAGTCCAACGCGAATCATGACATTCCCTCCACAAAAAGAAAAGCCGCCTCAAAAGAAGCGGCCTCGAAAAGAATTCGAATGCGCCATTACTTCAGCAACATCATGCGCTGAACTTGAGAAAAATCGCCCACACTCATGCGATAAATATAAATACCACTGGCGACTTGCTTGCCAAATTCATCTGTGCCATCCCAAACGACCGAGTGAAAACCCGCATCCAGTGTTTCTTGAACTAAGGTGCGAACTTCTTGTCCGAGCAGATTGTAGATCACCAGTTGGACATCACCGGCTTCCGGCAACCGATATTCAATAGTCGTGGAGGGGTTAAAAGGATTTGGTACATTTTGTTCGAGGGCATAATCCTGGGGCATGGGCTCAAGGGCACCAATTTCAATATTGGTAATCGCATCAATACCGCCAGCTAAATCGACCATTACCCCGTCGAGAATCTGAAAATCAGAGGCAAGTGGTGTGTGTGTGGTATTGAACGTAAACTCGACCAGAGTGCCATCGCCACTGACAGCTTGACCATCGACCTTCATCGCGCCAACAGCCACTTGCCCTGGCGTCTTGTTAGACGCGAGAAACAGCGCGGGTTGCCCGCTGTTCGCATCGAGCAAATTTTGATCAACCTGGCGCGCTTCGACAAATTCATACTTGGATTGATCGTACTGCAGCACAAAGCCATACCCCTTCAATTTCTGCGCGTAATTGATAGAGACCTGCAGCTTCAAAACGCCATCCTCAGCAACAATATTTTGCGTGCGTTGCAGCACCAGGCCTGCCAGACTATTCTCGCCGCCTGTAAATTCTATCCCCTGTGTCAGGGGTCCAGCAATGGCAGAGCCGACCAGTCCTAGCCCTAAACATGTCGCAATAATCAAACGTTTCATGACGCTTCCTCCTGTTGTATGAAAGTGTTTGCACTTCATCTATATAAATCTACTACTTACCAGCATGTATGTCAACCGCATTTTTTATTTAAAATATGTTACAATTGCTTTTACAAGACCAGAAATAGATACCGATGTTTCATCGAGTTCGACAACCACATCAAATCCCTGTGAAGCTGCTGTTTGGGCTGTGATGGGACCGATACACGCCGCTGGCAAGTATTCCCAGTTTTGCTGTGTCTTTTTCAATAGACTCACCAGATTTACAACCGTAGAAGAGCTCGTAAAAGCGATCAGATCAATCGCCTCTTTTTCTAACAATTGCAAAAATTTTTCGGGTAAGCATTTGGGCATAACCGTTTTGTAAACAACAACTTCACGAACTTCCCCGCCGCGTTCCAAGAGCTTATTAGCGAGCACATCCCGAGATTCTTCAGGACGAGGCAGCAAAAAACGCTGTCCCGAAAGATCTGCACCAAAAGCCGCGAGCAAGCCTTCTGACGTGCGATTCACCGCTTCGAGATCTACATTGAGACGCCACTCGCGCACCCGTGCCGATGTCGCCGCGCCAATAGTCGCAATTTTTACCTCACCCAATGCGCGTATATCGCGGCCTTGCTTAAACAGACGCTCAAAAAAGCGATCGGTTCCGTTTGTACTCGTCAGAACAAGCCAATCATAAGAATGAATATCTGCAATGGCATCATCGACATCACACCAATTATCGGGTTCCGAAAATGCAATCGTCGGCACTTCCAGCACTTGCGCCCCCAACGCCCGCAGCATCTGTACCAATTCACTCGCCTGCGTGCGCGCCCGCGTCATAGCAATCGTTTTGCCGAACAAGGGCTTAGCCTCAAACCAATCCAGATCCATCGCCGCGACCTTCCCAACGACAATGACCGCGGGATTGGTCATTTCGACCACGTCCATCTCCCCCAACGTCGTCCTCACAGTCCGTTGCAATGGCAAAGATCCCCACTGTATGGCTGCAACGGGTGTTTCAGGCGGGCGTCCCCCCGCGATGAGGCGTCGGGCAATTTCACTGCGTTTTTGCGTGCCCATCAAAATCAGGAGCGTGCCACCGACTTTTGCCAATCCCTCCCAATCAATTTCTCCTTCTCCTTCAAGCGAAGCCGTTGTTCCCGTTACAATCGTCACATGTGGGGATATACCGCGATGCGTCACGGGAATACCTGCATAAGCGGGTGCTGCTATTGCACTGGTAATACCCGGCACAATCTCAAACGGAATCTCATTGTCTCTCAGAACTTCAGCTTCCTCGCCACCGCGCCCAAAAACAATGGGATCGCCTCCCTTTAATCGGACCACCATCAACCCTTTTTGGGCAAAATCGACCATCATCTGGTTAATCTCATCTTGCTGCACGCGCTGAAAACCCGGGCGCTTTTCCACATTGATACACTCGCATTCCCGCCGCACTTCCTTCAAAAATTCGGGATTCGCCAACCCATCATACAAAATCACATCGGCTTCCCGAACAAGGCGCAGGCCCTTCACAGTTATCAGTTCCGGATCGCCCGGCCCGGCACCTATGAGATATACATATCCAGTTTGCATGAATAGCTCTCAGCTCAGAACAATGCGCTCTGTTTCCCCCCACGCCGTAACGGTAGCCTCAATTCTACCGTCAACGACCTCGCCTTGAACCGCTCCGTCTTGACATTCCCCTGAGATCATCAACACCAGAAACCGCGCCTGCGCCCCGGCATCAATCTCCTGCACGAACCGGACGTGGCAGACCTGCGCTTTTTGTGCCGACATATCCGGTTGATAGGTCAATGGAACCATGCTCGGTCCCCAACCGATCTCCACATCGCAAATCGCGTCCGACCACGCGGGTGCCAGCTTGATACCTGGATCACCAACGCTTACTATCGTCCGATTTTCTACCTCACGCAACTCGTCTGGACAACGCAGCGTCCAGCGAAGCGTGTGCGCAACCTCACTTTCCGCGGCATCCAGCAGATCGTAAATCAGAAAATAGTTTCTCTTTTTTAACAGAACCGTACGTTCGTGCCGTACCCCCTTCGAACGCAGATATCCTTCGTGGGAGATGCGTACATACGTCTCCGCTTCTTCCTCTCGCCAATCGAGCAACCGCCCCCATATTCTTCGTTTTTCACCCGGGCGCCAGAGATCCTGATCATCTTCGTCAATCCAGACCGTATTTTGCCCCCGCGTGCTGTAATACCAGGTGCGATAATCCGGGTCGCTATATGCAAATGGAGACCCCGGAGACAGGGCCGCCGGACGACCCTTCACCCAGGCTGAAAACGAAGCCTGCGCCCCGTAAGCATGCCCGCCTTCAGGATGCCCGAAATCCAGGACTAGGACGTTCGCCTCGCGGTCCCATCCGTCGCGAAGCACGGCGATGCCCGAATCGGGAAACAGTCGCGAAACCGGTGCAGGTGATCCTTGCAACTCACCTGCCGGATTCGGAATGCACAGATCGTTCAATATTGTGTTACCCCACCCCACTCCCCCCTTCTGTACCGGCACAAATTGGGGATGATACCCGCGGTCGATATGCCACTGAAGCACCGGATCTTTGAAGAAAGTATTTCCAGAAGCCAAAAATGCGGGCCAATCCTGTGCATACACCGCCGAATTAATAGCTGGCGTAAAACCATCCGGTGTCAGAATCTCAGCCAGAAACCTGTGCATCGCCAAAAACCGCGTACGAAAAGGCTCGGT carries:
- a CDS encoding T9SS type A sorting domain-containing protein, with product MKRLIIATCLGLGLVGSAIAGPLTQGIEFTGGENSLAGLVLQRTQNIVAEDGVLKLQVSINYAQKLKGYGFVLQYDQSKYEFVEARQVDQNLLDANSGQPALFLASNKTPGQVAVGAMKVDGQAVSGDGTLVEFTFNTTHTPLASDFQILDGVMVDLAGGIDAITNIEIGALEPMPQDYALEQNVPNPFNPSTTIEYRLPEAGDVQLVIYNLLGQEVRTLVQETLDAGFHSVVWDGTDEFGKQVASGIYIYRMSVGDFSQVQRMMLLK
- the cobA gene encoding uroporphyrinogen-III C-methyltransferase, which gives rise to MQTGYVYLIGAGPGDPELITVKGLRLVREADVILYDGLANPEFLKEVRRECECINVEKRPGFQRVQQDEINQMMVDFAQKGLMVVRLKGGDPIVFGRGGEEAEVLRDNEIPFEIVPGITSAIAAPAYAGIPVTHRGISPHVTIVTGTTASLEGEGEIDWEGLAKVGGTLLILMGTQKRSEIARRLIAGGRPPETPVAAIQWGSLPLQRTVRTTLGEMDVVEMTNPAVIVVGKVAAMDLDWFEAKPLFGKTIAMTRARTQASELVQMLRALGAQVLEVPTIAFSEPDNWCDVDDAIADIHSYDWLVLTSTNGTDRFFERLFKQGRDIRALGEVKIATIGAATSARVREWRLNVDLEAVNRTSEGLLAAFGADLSGQRFLLPRPEESRDVLANKLLERGGEVREVVVYKTVMPKCLPEKFLQLLEKEAIDLIAFTSSSTVVNLVSLLKKTQQNWEYLPAACIGPITAQTAASQGFDVVVELDETSVSISGLVKAIVTYFK
- a CDS encoding alginate lyase family protein: MSEFEPPVYEAGAFWRQVKRGVSRLVLPDDVSDPKSEAVAWRAWHTYLAGRAQPTWHFDSERFGDAMRTHWPGLSRVWIEESDRLIDGKMVYGESTVPYVPGVGLDWSANPGRTMNWGGLHYMFFVRWPIRAAMLTGEGKYVRVVADCVQSYLDQIDDIRDEALVLKRGVRPGGIYAVWNTLSVGLKLKALGEALYALRAHPDWTVADCRAASILIWRLAQHLHGQVASQTAVAWQQQLNFIASGSGGMGGVGALLPEWEAAEDWLETGRQIQEVLLLNQVYPDGFQKEICTQYHKTVIRSFATLQMILARRGLPNFYDTEPFRTRFLAMHRFLAEILTPDGFTPAINSAVYAQDWPAFLASGNTFFKDPVLQWHIDRGYHPQFVPVQKGGVGWGNTILNDLCIPNPAGELQGSPAPVSRLFPDSGIAVLRDGWDREANVLVLDFGHPEGGHAYGAQASFSAWVKGRPAALSPGSPFAYSDPDYRTWYYSTRGQNTVWIDEDDQDLWRPGEKRRIWGRLLDWREEEAETYVRISHEGYLRSKGVRHERTVLLKKRNYFLIYDLLDAAESEVAHTLRWTLRCPDELREVENRTIVSVGDPGIKLAPAWSDAICDVEIGWGPSMVPLTYQPDMSAQKAQVCHVRFVQEIDAGAQARFLVLMISGECQDGAVQGEVVDGRIEATVTAWGETERIVLS